In the Paenibacillus sp. FSL H7-0357 genome, one interval contains:
- a CDS encoding AraC family transcriptional regulator, whose translation MNYSKDIERCIDYIEENIKDNLTAEKIAAEAGYSLYHFSRVFSLCKEMSVMEYVRSRKLSLAAVELFSGRRIIDIALEYGFETPGGFTKAFRKAYGYSPSQYASRMDGYLQGGSVVKIGGYLMNPVIMHKPAFKVAGYGIETNVAEGNYTKDIASFWSHYDGENLESKMYEILAPPRHGEVGLCVPAAESGNATYLLGVIVDDFSQVTDEMLTVEVPEADYAVFTTPPVDTSVEKDQGDFVQVIKSTWKYIFEEWFKGSGYVYDEGKLDYEFYDERCHSRVDTVMEIYVPVRVRL comes from the coding sequence TTGAATTACAGCAAGGATATTGAGAGATGTATCGATTATATTGAGGAAAATATCAAAGACAACCTGACTGCTGAGAAGATTGCCGCCGAGGCCGGATATTCGCTATATCATTTTAGCCGGGTATTCAGTCTGTGCAAGGAGATGTCTGTAATGGAATATGTACGGAGCCGGAAGCTGTCACTGGCAGCGGTCGAATTGTTCAGCGGACGGAGAATTATTGATATTGCGCTGGAGTATGGCTTTGAGACGCCAGGCGGATTTACCAAGGCGTTTCGCAAGGCCTATGGCTATAGCCCATCGCAGTATGCGTCCCGTATGGACGGTTATCTTCAGGGCGGTTCTGTTGTCAAAATCGGAGGTTATTTAATGAATCCAGTTATTATGCATAAACCGGCCTTTAAGGTCGCTGGTTACGGTATTGAAACCAATGTGGCCGAAGGCAATTATACCAAGGATATCGCTTCTTTCTGGAGCCATTATGATGGAGAGAACCTGGAATCAAAGATGTATGAAATTCTCGCACCCCCAAGGCACGGAGAAGTCGGCTTATGTGTTCCGGCCGCTGAGAGCGGAAACGCCACTTATCTGCTTGGCGTGATCGTTGACGATTTTAGCCAGGTGACCGATGAGATGCTGACAGTTGAGGTGCCTGAGGCAGACTATGCGGTATTCACCACACCACCCGTAGATACTTCGGTAGAGAAGGATCAGGGGGATTTTGTTCAGGTGATTAAGAGCACCTGGAAGTATATTTTTGAGGAATGGTTCAAGGGCAGCGGGTATGTCTATGACGAAGGCAAGCTAGATTACGAGTTCTACGACGAACGCTGCCATTCCAGGGTGGATACGGTGATGGAGATTTATGTTCCGGTGAGGGTGCGACTTTAA
- a CDS encoding PrkA family serine protein kinase, whose product MDIFERIASYRAENDRLAWSGTFKDYIELLRKDPSPAKTAHSRVYDMIKSHGVEDINGRKRYKFFEQEIFGLDRAVEKLVEEYFHSAARRLDVRKRILLLMGPVSGGKSTLVTLLKRGLEQYSRTDAGAVYAIEGCPMHEDPLHLIPLELRPEIERELGVRIEGNLCPSCQMRLKNEYHGDIEQVKVVRVLLSEEERVGIGTFSPSDPKSQDIADLTGSIDFSTITEFGSESDPRAYRFDGELNKANRGVMEFQEMLKCDEKFLWNLLSLTQEGNFKAGRFALISADEMIIAHTNETEYKSFISNKKNEALQSRMIVMPVPYNLRVSEEEKIYAKLIAQSDMKHVHIAPHALRAAAIFSILTRLKESKKQGMDLIKKLRMYDGEEVEGYKEADLKEMQTEYLDEGMSGIDPRYVINRISSALIKGDLQCMNALDVLRAIKDGLDQHPSITKEERERYLNFISIARKEYDILAKSEVQKAFVYSFEESAKTLFENYLDNIEAFCNWAKIRDPLTDEEMEPDERLMRSIEEQIGISENAKKAFREEILIRISAYSRKGKKFEYNNHDRLREAIEKKLFTDLKDIVKITTSSKTPDESQLKRINEVSRRLIDEHNYCPICANELLKYVGSLLNR is encoded by the coding sequence ATGGATATTTTTGAGCGTATAGCTTCGTATCGGGCTGAGAACGACCGTTTGGCGTGGAGCGGCACCTTCAAGGACTATATAGAACTGCTGAGAAAAGACCCCTCTCCCGCTAAAACAGCTCATTCCCGCGTATACGACATGATCAAGTCACACGGCGTAGAGGACATTAATGGACGCAAGCGGTATAAATTTTTTGAGCAGGAGATTTTTGGACTCGACCGGGCGGTGGAGAAGCTGGTGGAGGAATATTTTCATTCCGCAGCCCGGCGTCTAGACGTACGCAAACGGATATTGCTGCTTATGGGACCGGTCAGTGGAGGGAAATCGACATTGGTTACGCTGCTGAAACGTGGCCTTGAGCAGTATTCGCGTACGGATGCAGGAGCGGTGTATGCCATTGAAGGCTGCCCGATGCATGAGGACCCGCTTCATTTGATTCCGCTGGAGCTGCGCCCGGAGATCGAGAGAGAACTGGGTGTGCGGATCGAGGGCAATCTCTGCCCTTCCTGCCAAATGCGGCTGAAGAATGAATACCATGGCGACATCGAGCAGGTGAAGGTTGTACGGGTGCTGCTGTCGGAGGAGGAGCGGGTGGGCATCGGGACCTTCAGTCCGTCCGATCCGAAGTCGCAGGATATCGCTGACCTCACAGGCAGCATCGACTTTTCCACGATTACCGAATTCGGTTCGGAATCCGATCCGCGCGCCTACCGCTTCGACGGGGAACTGAACAAAGCGAACCGCGGAGTGATGGAGTTCCAGGAAATGCTCAAATGCGATGAGAAGTTTCTGTGGAACCTGCTGTCGCTGACCCAGGAAGGCAACTTTAAGGCCGGGCGCTTCGCATTGATATCGGCGGACGAGATGATCATCGCCCACACGAATGAAACGGAGTACAAATCCTTTATTTCCAACAAAAAGAATGAAGCGCTTCAGTCCCGCATGATCGTCATGCCTGTGCCGTACAACCTGAGAGTGTCGGAAGAGGAAAAAATCTACGCCAAGCTGATCGCCCAAAGCGACATGAAGCATGTGCATATTGCGCCCCACGCGCTGCGCGCCGCTGCGATTTTCTCAATCCTGACCCGCCTGAAGGAGAGCAAGAAGCAGGGGATGGACCTGATCAAAAAGCTGCGCATGTATGACGGCGAAGAGGTTGAAGGCTACAAGGAAGCCGACCTCAAGGAGATGCAGACCGAATATTTGGATGAAGGCATGTCTGGCATCGACCCGCGTTATGTCATCAACCGGATTTCCAGCGCCCTGATCAAAGGCGACCTACAGTGCATGAACGCACTGGATGTGCTGCGGGCGATCAAGGATGGCTTGGATCAGCACCCCTCGATTACCAAGGAGGAGCGGGAACGGTATCTGAATTTCATTTCCATCGCCCGCAAGGAATACGATATTCTGGCCAAAAGCGAAGTGCAGAAGGCGTTCGTTTACTCTTTTGAAGAGTCCGCCAAAACGCTGTTCGAAAATTATCTCGATAATATCGAAGCCTTCTGCAACTGGGCAAAGATTCGTGATCCTCTGACGGATGAGGAGATGGAGCCGGATGAGCGGCTGATGCGCTCCATTGAAGAGCAGATCGGCATTTCCGAAAATGCGAAAAAAGCTTTCCGTGAAGAAATCCTGATCCGTATTTCCGCCTATTCCCGCAAAGGCAAAAAGTTCGAGTACAACAACCACGACCGGCTGCGGGAAGCGATCGAGAAGAAGCTGTTTACCGATCTCAAGGATATCGTCAAGATTACCACCTCCTCCAAAACGCCGGATGAAAGCCAGCTCAAACGGATCAACGAGGTATCCAGACGCCTGATCGACGAGCATAACTACTGCCCGATCTGCGCCAACGAGCTGCTGAAATATGTCGGAAGTTTGCTGAACCGGTGA
- a CDS encoding SpoVR family protein has translation MPGDEIKALERAIAEITEIATGFGLDFYPMRYEICPADIIYTFGAYGMPTRFGHWSFGKTFHKMKSQYDFGLSKIYELVINSNPCYAFLLDGNSLIQNKLIVAHVLAHCDFFKNNMRFSMSNRDMVESMSATADRIAGYSVTYGTDAVESFIDSVLAIQEHIDPSLIQPRKLGKTHLLEAKMKERKDAPAGGTAAPSPYSELWNLDTASAEPQAAETAGKRAFPPEPEKDIVWFIQQYSTVLEDWQRDIMTMLRDEMLYFWPQMETKIMNEGWASYWHQRIMRELDLTPEETIEYSKLNSSVVQPSRQSLNPYYLGLKIFEDIERRWDRDKMFEVRELDSDISFIRSYLSKELVNDLDLYVFEKKGPEWKITDKAWENVRDQLVLARVNGGSPYLVVQDADYERNGELLIAHRYESIELDLKYLERTLPHIYALWGRTVHLQTVVEDKKALFTYDGKKVQRKFV, from the coding sequence ATGCCCGGGGATGAGATTAAAGCGCTGGAGCGGGCGATTGCCGAGATCACGGAGATTGCGACCGGATTTGGGCTGGATTTTTACCCGATGCGTTATGAAATATGTCCTGCCGATATTATTTACACGTTCGGAGCCTATGGAATGCCTACCCGATTTGGACACTGGAGCTTCGGAAAAACATTTCACAAAATGAAATCGCAATACGATTTCGGACTAAGCAAAATCTATGAGCTCGTCATTAACTCCAATCCCTGTTATGCCTTCCTGCTGGACGGAAACTCGCTGATCCAGAACAAGCTGATTGTCGCGCATGTGCTGGCGCATTGCGATTTCTTCAAGAACAACATGCGCTTCTCCATGTCCAACCGGGATATGGTCGAGAGTATGTCAGCCACAGCCGACCGGATTGCCGGCTACTCGGTGACCTACGGAACGGATGCTGTGGAGAGCTTCATCGACTCTGTGCTGGCAATACAGGAGCATATTGACCCCAGTCTGATCCAGCCGCGCAAGCTGGGCAAAACCCATCTGCTGGAAGCCAAGATGAAGGAACGCAAGGATGCCCCAGCCGGCGGTACCGCTGCGCCAAGTCCTTATAGTGAGCTATGGAATCTGGATACGGCTTCAGCAGAGCCGCAGGCAGCGGAAACCGCAGGAAAACGGGCCTTCCCGCCTGAGCCGGAGAAGGATATCGTCTGGTTCATCCAGCAGTATTCGACCGTGCTGGAGGACTGGCAGCGCGACATTATGACGATGCTGCGTGACGAAATGCTCTATTTCTGGCCGCAGATGGAGACCAAGATCATGAACGAAGGCTGGGCCTCCTATTGGCATCAGCGGATCATGCGCGAGCTGGACCTGACTCCTGAGGAGACAATTGAATACTCGAAGCTCAATTCCTCAGTCGTGCAGCCTTCGCGCCAGAGCCTGAACCCTTACTATCTGGGGCTCAAAATCTTTGAAGACATCGAACGCCGCTGGGACCGTGACAAAATGTTTGAGGTACGTGAACTGGATTCGGACATTTCGTTTATCCGCAGCTACCTGTCCAAAGAGCTGGTTAATGACCTCGACCTCTATGTCTTTGAGAAAAAAGGCCCGGAATGGAAAATCACCGACAAGGCCTGGGAAAATGTACGCGACCAGCTTGTGCTTGCCCGGGTCAACGGCGGTTCTCCCTACCTTGTTGTTCAGGATGCCGATTACGAGCGCAATGGTGAACTGCTGATCGCCCACCGCTACGAGAGTATTGAGCTTGACCTGAAATATCTGGAACGCACGCTCCCGCATATCTATGCCCTCTGGGGCCGGACGGTGCACCTCCAAACCGTGGTAGAAGACAAAAAAGCCCTTTTTACCTATGACGGTAAAAAGGTGCAGCGCAAGTTTGTGTAG
- a CDS encoding S-layer homology domain-containing protein yields MKIVKKGFVLLIVICFTISPYASVFAGTASDISGNWAEPQISKWMEKGFISGYPDGRFKPANPITRAELVSLVNKSFGFVESKSVEFKDVAASSWVYPELLKANAVGYISGYGNGSFGPGNKVTRQELAVIVSKLLGLTASADANFSDTADSPAWCKDAISAVQEKGIMQGFADNSFHPGDRATRAEAVVILDRALDIHNSAVSVTYSTPGTYGPEAGNAATLQNVIINSPDIKLRNTMISGNLLLGEGIAEGEAVLENVTVKGTTTVSGGGARSIHFDKSILGTVIIDKKNGSVRIVAEGTTTVANLQVQSEAAIESITGAAVGVVTLSKELPANAKISLKGSFKEVNIQAHNIAVDIPEGTIQSLNVAKEATGNKLKNEASITRMNINTGLDVTGKGKIDTAVINAVGITMETSPVKLEAGKDSGSDVKVKIGGVDKSAVTPSPTAAGNTNPAVPPTTATPTPAATATPAATATPAATATPVATATPASTATPVATATPVATATPASTATPVATATPASTATPVATATPVATATPVATATTPVATATAKPTAKPTATPPPALSGNVKGSFTYADGSMVEEGTLYLYRLKNGVGITYEAELKNGWFGIELPDGKYYLNQLYTGGNQEVIALSRQFTVADGKLDSGTLQLTLSPKLSGTFQFADGSTISNGSLSINSVNTNPSSNYSVVVRNGDFNLYLPDGNYQVSSLYKHDSQESISVNYTFTITGGQSSPSPLSITLPAAVTGTINNSDGTPVASGRLYVNRTDSGTYSTYFAEIKDGEFTLYLPDGNYRTYNLNTPEEQMIGFYQSFSVSGGKTSPNPFEIMLPKLFTGKLSYSDGSSVGKGSVFLLNTTNGNGYISYSSEVIDGQFSVYLPDGTYKLTEFNNYDNSERISLNYSFTIADGQPAPDPIKVVVPKKLTGTVVDSENQPVNSGRLYVRTTTTPVVEYATAIKDSRFTLYLPDGSYQVYTYYDSQNNMTPLSYSFTVLDGQTVPSNLNLIIPSKNVTGTVKYSDGRVVENGTVYIFDQDPSNPTSVGAKVKNGSFSVYLPDGDYKISSYYSEDSNESQQVSYTFKVVNNKSLPDPLSVVVQLKNLTGTLQFEDGSTIKDGFLSITEETTQAFVTIQVKDGKFSSYLPDGKYKVDRYNVTGSQENMYLTYNFTVAGGKPVPALLDIKVPNYNVTGTLKYPDGSMVPDGILSVRGQTAGARTSVAKGQFTLTLAPGKYDVYSYNDSAIPAYSFEIVDKQMKTLDITIPFKSEIKVTYADGTALGRSYLNISTDGGTYTSYGTSSQDGVFSLYLPDGKYKIYSVTVNDTRENIPLHTGITVTDGHLNPQPYILKLPPKVSGSIISADGTPVANGTIHLHSVGGSEYKAYSAVIKDGKFSLYLPEADYTVDKFIDEASQKDIKIYYSFSVAAGQSVPNPLVITVPVEYSGTVTKGGKPMTGVVLYLHDTDNKNSYSGQIKDGEFTVLLPDGNYQLDRVNDMNNFKDYTLDLKFKAAAGVIDPGGSLTITIP; encoded by the coding sequence ATGAAGATTGTGAAGAAAGGTTTTGTCTTATTAATTGTGATTTGTTTCACGATATCTCCCTACGCTTCCGTATTCGCCGGGACGGCTTCGGATATTTCCGGGAATTGGGCCGAACCGCAAATTAGCAAGTGGATGGAAAAAGGCTTCATCTCCGGATATCCGGATGGCCGCTTTAAACCGGCTAATCCCATCACCAGAGCCGAACTGGTTTCATTAGTTAACAAATCCTTTGGATTTGTGGAGAGCAAGTCCGTGGAGTTCAAGGATGTGGCAGCTTCAAGCTGGGTGTATCCGGAGTTGTTAAAAGCAAATGCTGTTGGATACATTAGCGGATACGGCAACGGCTCTTTTGGACCGGGCAACAAGGTTACCCGGCAGGAATTAGCGGTCATTGTCAGCAAACTGCTCGGGTTGACTGCATCAGCAGATGCCAACTTCAGCGATACAGCGGATAGTCCGGCGTGGTGCAAAGACGCTATCAGTGCAGTGCAGGAGAAGGGGATTATGCAGGGCTTTGCAGACAACAGCTTTCATCCGGGTGATCGGGCGACCCGCGCCGAGGCTGTAGTTATTCTGGATAGAGCTCTGGACATACATAATTCAGCAGTAAGCGTAACATACAGTACACCAGGGACCTATGGCCCTGAAGCAGGGAATGCCGCCACCCTTCAGAATGTTATCATCAACTCACCGGATATTAAACTCCGGAATACGATGATCAGCGGTAATTTACTCTTAGGAGAAGGTATAGCAGAAGGCGAAGCGGTCCTTGAGAATGTGACTGTCAAGGGAACGACTACCGTCTCCGGCGGCGGTGCTCGCAGCATTCATTTTGACAAGAGCATTCTTGGCACGGTCATCATCGACAAAAAGAATGGCAGTGTAAGAATTGTGGCAGAAGGAACGACGACGGTTGCCAATCTGCAGGTTCAATCGGAAGCGGCGATTGAATCGATCACGGGGGCAGCTGTAGGTGTAGTAACCTTATCGAAAGAGCTGCCGGCAAACGCCAAGATAAGCTTGAAAGGCAGCTTTAAGGAAGTCAACATTCAAGCACATAATATTGCTGTAGATATTCCTGAAGGCACGATTCAGAGTCTAAACGTGGCTAAAGAAGCCACAGGCAATAAACTGAAGAATGAAGCCAGCATCACAAGGATGAATATCAATACTGGCCTGGATGTTACAGGAAAAGGTAAAATTGACACTGCGGTCATCAATGCCGTGGGCATTACGATGGAAACTTCGCCAGTCAAGCTGGAAGCTGGTAAAGACAGCGGCTCCGATGTTAAGGTCAAGATTGGCGGTGTTGACAAATCGGCTGTGACGCCATCACCAACAGCGGCGGGAAACACTAATCCTGCTGTACCGCCGACAACTGCAACCCCAACCCCAGCGGCGACAGCAACACCAGCCGCGACAGCAACGCCAGCCGCAACCGCAACTCCTGTGGCGACAGCAACGCCAGCGTCGACAGCAACACCAGTGGCGACAGCAACGCCAGTGGCGACAGCAACACCAGCGTCGACAGCAACGCCAGTGGCGACAGCAACGCCAGCGTCGACAGCAACGCCAGTGGCGACAGCAACACCAGTGGCGACAGCAACGCCTGTGGCGACGGCAACGACGCCAGTGGCGACAGCCACAGCCAAGCCAACCGCAAAACCAACAGCGACCCCGCCGCCAGCATTAAGCGGCAATGTTAAGGGGAGTTTTACGTATGCAGACGGATCGATGGTTGAAGAGGGAACTCTGTATCTATACAGGCTGAAGAATGGAGTAGGAATCACCTATGAAGCAGAGCTGAAGAACGGTTGGTTTGGAATAGAGCTACCGGACGGCAAGTATTACTTGAACCAGCTTTATACCGGAGGGAATCAAGAGGTTATTGCTTTGTCCCGTCAATTTACTGTCGCTGACGGTAAGCTGGATTCAGGGACGCTGCAGCTGACCTTGTCTCCGAAATTGTCAGGAACCTTTCAATTTGCCGATGGCAGCACAATCAGCAATGGAAGTCTGAGCATCAACAGCGTCAATACCAATCCTTCTTCCAATTACAGTGTTGTGGTCCGGAATGGGGACTTCAATCTGTACCTGCCTGATGGCAATTATCAGGTCAGCAGTTTATATAAACACGATAGCCAAGAGAGCATTTCAGTGAACTATACGTTCACCATTACAGGAGGACAATCTTCACCGAGTCCGCTAAGCATTACGCTTCCTGCAGCTGTTACAGGAACAATCAACAATTCCGACGGAACACCGGTTGCTTCCGGAAGGCTGTATGTGAACCGGACAGATTCCGGTACTTACTCAACCTATTTTGCCGAAATTAAGGATGGAGAGTTCACCCTCTACTTGCCGGACGGAAATTACCGTACCTACAATCTTAACACTCCCGAGGAACAGATGATTGGTTTCTACCAGTCATTCAGCGTGTCCGGCGGCAAGACGAGTCCGAACCCGTTTGAAATAATGCTGCCGAAGCTGTTTACAGGAAAGTTAAGCTATTCGGATGGAAGCTCTGTCGGCAAAGGTTCAGTGTTCCTGCTGAACACAACGAACGGAAACGGTTATATCAGCTATTCTTCCGAGGTAATAGATGGCCAATTTAGCGTCTACTTGCCAGACGGCACGTATAAGTTGACCGAATTCAATAATTATGATAACTCTGAAAGAATATCGCTGAACTACAGCTTCACCATAGCTGACGGTCAGCCAGCTCCGGATCCCATTAAGGTTGTCGTTCCCAAGAAGCTTACGGGAACTGTTGTGGATAGTGAAAACCAGCCGGTGAACTCCGGCAGGCTGTATGTGCGTACCACAACCACTCCCGTAGTCGAATATGCTACAGCTATCAAAGACAGCAGGTTCACCCTGTATCTCCCTGATGGCTCATATCAGGTATATACGTATTATGACAGCCAAAACAACATGACCCCACTCAGCTATTCATTTACAGTGCTAGACGGACAAACCGTTCCAAGCAATTTAAATCTAATTATTCCTTCGAAAAATGTGACGGGGACTGTGAAATATTCGGATGGCAGAGTGGTTGAGAATGGAACGGTCTACATTTTTGATCAAGATCCCTCAAATCCTACTTCTGTCGGTGCCAAAGTGAAAAACGGCTCTTTCAGCGTCTATCTGCCGGATGGAGATTATAAGATTAGCAGCTACTATAGCGAAGACAGCAATGAATCGCAACAGGTCTCTTATACCTTCAAAGTTGTGAATAACAAAAGCTTACCTGATCCGTTGTCTGTAGTCGTGCAGCTCAAGAACTTAACGGGGACGTTGCAATTCGAGGATGGTTCAACAATAAAGGATGGGTTTCTGTCCATTACAGAAGAGACCACCCAAGCCTTTGTAACGATTCAAGTGAAGGACGGGAAGTTCAGCTCTTATTTGCCTGACGGCAAGTATAAAGTGGACAGATACAACGTCACAGGCTCACAGGAGAATATGTATCTCACCTACAACTTTACGGTAGCCGGAGGGAAACCGGTCCCGGCTCTGCTGGATATTAAAGTCCCCAATTATAATGTAACGGGTACACTTAAATATCCGGACGGATCAATGGTTCCCGATGGCATATTGTCAGTCAGAGGTCAGACGGCAGGAGCCAGAACTTCTGTGGCTAAAGGACAATTTACACTTACCTTGGCGCCGGGTAAATATGATGTGTACAGTTACAATGATTCAGCTATTCCGGCCTACTCGTTCGAAATTGTTGATAAGCAAATGAAAACCCTGGATATTACCATCCCTTTCAAGAGCGAGATTAAGGTAACCTATGCTGATGGTACAGCACTTGGTAGGAGCTACTTAAATATCAGCACTGATGGAGGGACATATACGAGCTACGGTACTTCTTCACAAGATGGCGTATTCAGTCTTTATCTTCCCGATGGAAAGTATAAGATATATAGTGTAACCGTTAATGATACCAGGGAGAATATTCCATTACATACTGGCATCACTGTAACTGATGGACATCTTAACCCGCAGCCGTATATTCTGAAGCTTCCTCCAAAAGTTTCGGGCTCAATCATTAGTGCAGATGGAACTCCAGTTGCCAATGGAACAATTCATCTCCACAGTGTCGGGGGCAGCGAATACAAGGCATACTCTGCTGTAATCAAAGATGGAAAGTTCTCCTTGTATCTCCCGGAGGCTGATTACACAGTGGATAAATTTATTGACGAAGCCAGTCAGAAGGACATTAAAATCTACTATTCCTTTAGTGTTGCAGCTGGACAGTCAGTGCCCAATCCGCTTGTGATTACCGTGCCTGTGGAGTATTCCGGTACAGTTACTAAAGGCGGTAAACCTATGACTGGCGTTGTTCTATACTTGCATGATACTGACAACAAGAACTCGTATTCAGGACAAATAAAAGACGGGGAATTCACCGTACTCTTGCCTGACGGAAACTACCAGCTCGATAGGGTCAATGACATGAATAACTTTAAGGATTATACGCTCGATCTGAAGTTCAAAGCCGCAGCCGGGGTCATAGATCCCGGGGGCTCTCTGACCATTACGATTCCTTAA
- a CDS encoding bifunctional glycosyltransferase family 2/GtrA family protein, producing MTILIPAYEPDKRLLELIVQLQEYQLGAIILVDDGSGPAYRGIFDMAEAFGCTVLTHEANLGKGRALKTGFRYIQETGLSGYVVCADSDGQHLPHDIKRIVEVLQNQTTPGIVLGSRRFSGTIPLRSRFGNSVTRAVFSLTTGTKIYDTQTGLRGFSFPMLDWLCQIPGERFEYEMNMLLTAHREGYTLTEKYIDTVYLEDNKSSHFRPLVDSFRIYLPILMFSTSSLLSALLDFTLLFLFQSLSHNLFLSVAAARLCSSIFNYSMNRKYVFTGGKASRLQESLPKYFALVILVLLFNYGLLYFYNEKLIIPLVAAKLLTEVSIFLFSYWAQRRFVY from the coding sequence ATGACGATCCTTATTCCGGCCTATGAGCCAGATAAACGACTGCTGGAATTAATTGTGCAGCTGCAAGAGTATCAGCTTGGAGCGATCATCCTTGTAGATGACGGAAGCGGCCCGGCTTACCGCGGAATCTTCGACATGGCCGAAGCCTTCGGCTGCACTGTCCTGACGCATGAGGCCAACCTGGGAAAAGGACGCGCTCTGAAGACAGGCTTCCGGTATATCCAGGAGACCGGACTGTCCGGCTATGTAGTCTGCGCGGATAGTGACGGCCAGCATCTGCCTCATGACATTAAGCGGATTGTCGAGGTGCTCCAGAACCAGACCACTCCCGGAATTGTGCTGGGCAGCCGCCGGTTCAGCGGGACCATTCCCCTTCGCAGCCGTTTCGGCAACTCGGTGACACGGGCAGTCTTTTCCCTCACTACAGGCACCAAAATCTATGATACACAAACCGGCCTGCGCGGCTTCTCCTTCCCGATGCTTGACTGGCTGTGCCAGATTCCCGGGGAACGGTTTGAGTATGAAATGAACATGCTGCTGACTGCCCATAGAGAGGGGTATACCCTTACCGAGAAATATATTGATACCGTGTATCTGGAAGATAATAAATCGTCCCATTTCCGGCCTCTGGTGGATTCCTTCCGGATTTATCTGCCGATCCTAATGTTCAGCACTTCATCGCTGCTGTCGGCCCTGCTCGACTTTACGCTGTTGTTCCTGTTCCAGAGTCTCAGCCACAACCTGTTCCTGTCAGTCGCCGCCGCGAGATTGTGCAGCTCCATCTTCAACTATTCCATGAACCGGAAATATGTGTTCACCGGCGGAAAGGCGTCCAGGCTCCAGGAATCGCTGCCCAAATACTTCGCGCTGGTCATTCTCGTGCTGCTGTTCAATTACGGGCTGCTCTATTTCTACAATGAAAAGCTGATCATCCCGCTTGTCGCCGCCAAGCTGTTGACCGAGGTTTCGATCTTCCTGTTCAGCTACTGGGCGCAGAGGAGGTTTGTGTACTGA
- a CDS encoding DUF2161 family putative PD-(D/E)XK-type phosphodiesterase, producing the protein MAVKHETELYAPLKSFFERQGYDIKGEVRTCDLVGLREGEEQPLIVEMKKSFNLALLLQGVERLRLSPNVYLAVERVRDKKGAVNQRWGELSGLCRRLGLGLITVVFYKTKAPLVEVLAEPGDAPPQPRSRTRRRERLLYEFRERSGDYNTGGSTRVKLVTAYREKALRVALALQAAEAEAALAAAGLAAKRAGRGGAPEADAAADAAAVSALGPAAADSRAKAPLGVTPAELRKRSGVPGAAAFLQKNYYGWFFRVGRGRYTLTAAGTAALIEYANITGSRA; encoded by the coding sequence ATGGCCGTAAAGCATGAAACGGAGCTATATGCTCCTTTGAAGAGTTTTTTTGAGAGACAAGGCTATGACATCAAAGGCGAGGTGCGGACCTGTGATTTGGTTGGACTGCGTGAAGGTGAGGAGCAGCCGCTGATCGTGGAGATGAAAAAATCGTTCAACCTCGCCCTGCTGCTGCAGGGGGTTGAACGATTGCGGTTAAGTCCCAACGTTTATCTCGCCGTGGAGCGCGTGCGTGACAAAAAAGGCGCGGTGAACCAGCGCTGGGGCGAACTCAGCGGGCTATGCCGCCGCCTTGGCCTTGGACTGATCACTGTCGTCTTCTACAAGACCAAGGCACCGCTGGTCGAGGTGCTCGCGGAGCCGGGCGACGCGCCGCCCCAGCCCCGCAGCCGCACACGGCGGCGCGAGCGGCTGCTCTACGAGTTCCGCGAGCGCAGCGGTGACTACAACACCGGCGGCAGCACGCGCGTCAAGCTCGTGACGGCCTACCGCGAGAAGGCGCTGCGCGTGGCGCTCGCGCTGCAGGCCGCTGAGGCCGAAGCCGCCCTTGCGGCGGCCGGCCTCGCCGCGAAGCGCGCCGGACGCGGCGGCGCGCCAGAGGCAGACGCAGCAGCGGACGCCGCTGCTGTGTCTGCCTTAGGCCCGGCGGCTGCGGACAGCCGGGCGAAAGCTCCGCTCGGCGTCACACCCGCCGAGCTGCGCAAGAGAAGCGGCGTGCCGGGCGCCGCCGCATTCCTGCAGAAGAACTACTATGGGTGGTTCTTCCGGGTGGGGCGCGGCCGCTACACGCTCACGGCCGCCGGAACAGCGGCGCTGATCGAATATGCGAATATCACCGGAAGCCGAGCCTAA